Proteins from a single region of Cytophagaceae bacterium:
- a CDS encoding SusD/RagB family nutrient-binding outer membrane lipoprotein: protein MKKFSKYILTTLVVGSLTSCEMLSDFGDTNLNPSATNSPTYAALLTNVQAGLGGYAAQTTPGYFCQYFSETQYSSSSLYAIPQVDFTANYSASLYDLENIITTSGNKSMSAISKILQQYIYWNMTDRWGDIPYSEALKGAESTRPKYDTQENIYKGMIQALKDANGMFDGSLISGDVIYGGDVAAWKRAANSMRVLMAIQLSKKFPAASAYAATELKAALADGVITSNAQNFKISYPGGNFQSPWFNLYNGRRDVAESATLVNLMGSLSDGRQAAFGGETEEQGVANSNNSSSIGVPYGVERTKAEAFTGANPKWARVLRGDFRTPTGSVVIISAAQVALARAEAADLGWTSESLNTVYQDGIKLSFDQWGLSAPAASYFTQAGVTLAAAGTGANLKNISIQRYIASYPDGLQGWNITRKSGFPALTPAPDAVNSSKKIPERYVYATGEYSSNKVSVEDAVKRVAAYDQDAKVWWNQ from the coding sequence ATGAAAAAATTTAGTAAATATATATTAACCACTCTGGTTGTAGGTTCGCTTACTTCATGCGAAATGCTATCAGACTTTGGCGATACAAACCTTAACCCTTCTGCAACCAACTCTCCTACTTATGCTGCTTTGTTAACAAACGTACAAGCGGGTTTAGGTGGATATGCGGCACAGACTACTCCGGGTTATTTTTGTCAGTACTTTTCTGAAACCCAATATTCAAGTTCTTCTTTATATGCTATTCCTCAGGTAGATTTCACAGCAAACTATTCGGCTAGCCTTTATGATCTTGAAAATATTATCACTACAAGTGGTAATAAAAGTATGTCGGCTATATCAAAAATATTGCAACAATACATTTATTGGAACATGACCGACCGTTGGGGTGATATCCCTTATAGCGAAGCATTGAAAGGTGCCGAGTCAACCAGACCAAAATATGATACTCAGGAAAATATTTATAAGGGTATGATACAAGCATTAAAAGATGCCAATGGGATGTTTGACGGTAGCCTTATTTCAGGCGATGTAATTTACGGTGGTGACGTTGCAGCATGGAAACGTGCAGCCAACTCTATGAGAGTTTTGATGGCAATTCAGTTATCTAAAAAATTCCCTGCTGCCAGTGCCTATGCTGCTACAGAGTTAAAAGCTGCCTTGGCTGATGGAGTAATCACAAGTAATGCTCAGAACTTCAAAATCTCTTATCCTGGAGGTAATTTCCAGTCTCCATGGTTTAACCTTTATAACGGTCGTAGAGACGTTGCCGAAAGTGCTACTTTGGTAAATTTGATGGGTTCACTCTCTGATGGCCGTCAGGCGGCTTTTGGTGGAGAAACTGAAGAGCAAGGTGTTGCAAACTCTAATAATTCTTCAAGCATTGGTGTTCCTTACGGTGTTGAAAGAACAAAAGCAGAGGCATTTACAGGTGCAAATCCTAAATGGGCAAGAGTACTAAGAGGAGATTTCAGAACTCCTACAGGTTCTGTTGTAATTATCTCAGCTGCTCAGGTTGCTTTAGCTCGTGCTGAAGCTGCTGATTTAGGCTGGACTTCTGAGTCACTCAATACTGTTTATCAGGATGGTATCAAACTTTCGTTTGATCAGTGGGGACTTTCAGCTCCTGCAGCCAGTTATTTCACTCAAGCAGGTGTTACCCTTGCTGCAGCCGGAACTGGAGCTAATCTTAAAAACATTAGTATTCAAAGATACATTGCTTCTTATCCTGATGGTTTACAAGGATGGAATATCACCAGAAAATCTGGTTTTCCTGCATTGACTCCAGCTCCTGATGCCGTAAATAGCTCAAAGAAAATTCCTGAGAGATATGTTTATGCAACAGGTGAATATTCTTCAAACAAAGTGAGTGTTGAAGACGCTGTAAAAAGAGTTGCGGCGTATGATCAGGATGCCAAAGTTTGGTGGAACCAATAA
- a CDS encoding SusC/RagA family TonB-linked outer membrane protein: MKKFLLAMVLMAGTLFSYAQNIEISGKVTSADDGSGLPGVSVAVQGTSRGTTTDSDGMYKISASKGSTLVFSFVGMITKTVEIKNQTTLNVVLDSDANQLSEVVVTGAYGTKQTGRSAVFSAQVINNDQLNTIRQSNFNNALAGKVAGIQVRSQSAAALGRQTEVRLRGVSGFGAGGGALYVVDGTILPNIDDINNDDIESISILQGPAAAAQFGSQGANGAIVISMKKARQQQGLGVTLNMGVQFDKVYILPNYQNSYAGGGAGELSKYTWKATDPVEWKVLDGKYYHDYSDDASWGPRMVGQEYIPWYSWYGGHDKSFTTAKLTPQPTNAKDYFETGVFTNNSITINKAYENLLFKVTYGNQYTNGLLPTSSLSKNTLNVNAVYDINKYLELTTNINYANTVRTGQIDDGYSSQSTGSFNQWFHRDLDMGIMKELKDLRTPEGWYASWNKANPNSFDPANTRAFYAGNYWYNFYSFYDMMSLVNSRDRLFGDIALKYKINKDISVKATYRKQQTTTWYEDKYSSDLKESATQTTGNCPECFGYYGTGNLYSNRENLELIGTYNKKIGAISVDGFVGTDFFKWTYKANEGNTNQGLSVPNLYTLANSVNSASIFNSRTNEAYNAIFAKASVGYKNFFFLDGTVRKDWFSTLNPENNGVISKSLGFSFVFSDFIKESLPWMSLGKIRGSWGEIPKALGTSNETFGAYRYPGMAYGVGQFKWGSNFLMGTPDQVVDPNIAGSVASQKEIGLDLEFLKGKYGLSFTYWDGSEIGFPYALTVNGASGFSSVLTNIGKIAKQGIELKLNAEVLNIKNFKWNVIATYADLIKNDVVELSKEYEVTQTSSQGDVWGSTMPYLLHQEGRRWGQIFGNGAKRINGVPVVNSDGTFVNDPNVNFGSVVPRYTGGLQNSFSIFKNFIVNANIDYQFGGKFVSLSNMWGSYSGLTAQTATVNDKGNPIRDAVADGGGVHVSGVNAEGKPVDYYVEGQDYFHGLYNNKIFDSFVYDLTFVKLRELSVGYGLPVNKLGLSKYVNNVTLSVVSRNPFLIYAKTKDFDPSEISATVGETAQLPGTRSLGVNLRIGF; the protein is encoded by the coding sequence ATGAAGAAATTTTTACTAGCTATGGTTTTGATGGCAGGAACATTATTTTCCTATGCCCAAAACATAGAAATTTCTGGAAAAGTTACTTCTGCAGATGATGGATCGGGTCTTCCGGGCGTATCTGTGGCAGTACAAGGAACTTCAAGAGGTACAACTACCGATTCTGACGGTATGTACAAAATCTCAGCAAGCAAGGGCTCAACACTTGTATTTTCATTTGTGGGTATGATTACCAAAACTGTGGAAATTAAAAATCAGACTACTTTGAATGTCGTTCTTGATTCTGATGCCAATCAGCTTTCAGAAGTTGTTGTAACTGGTGCTTATGGTACTAAACAAACCGGACGTTCTGCAGTATTTAGTGCTCAGGTTATCAATAATGACCAATTGAACACTATCAGACAATCTAACTTCAATAACGCTCTTGCGGGTAAAGTTGCGGGTATTCAGGTTCGTAGCCAATCTGCTGCTGCCTTGGGCCGTCAAACTGAAGTAAGACTTAGAGGTGTTTCAGGATTTGGAGCCGGTGGTGGTGCTCTTTATGTAGTAGATGGAACAATCCTTCCTAATATTGATGATATCAATAATGATGATATCGAGAGTATTTCAATACTTCAAGGTCCTGCAGCTGCTGCTCAGTTCGGTTCACAAGGTGCAAACGGTGCCATTGTAATTTCGATGAAAAAAGCCAGACAGCAACAAGGATTAGGTGTTACTTTGAATATGGGTGTTCAATTTGACAAAGTTTATATTTTACCTAACTACCAAAACTCTTATGCAGGTGGTGGTGCTGGTGAGTTATCCAAATATACCTGGAAAGCTACTGATCCTGTAGAATGGAAAGTGCTTGATGGTAAATATTATCACGACTACAGTGATGATGCTAGCTGGGGTCCAAGAATGGTAGGTCAGGAATATATTCCATGGTATTCGTGGTATGGCGGTCATGACAAATCATTTACAACGGCCAAACTTACACCTCAACCAACCAATGCTAAAGATTATTTCGAAACAGGTGTATTTACAAATAATAGTATTACGATCAATAAAGCTTATGAAAACCTACTTTTCAAAGTAACATATGGTAATCAATACACCAATGGTTTGCTTCCTACAAGTAGTCTAAGCAAAAACACTTTGAACGTAAATGCAGTGTATGATATTAATAAATATCTGGAACTGACAACCAATATCAACTATGCCAATACGGTAAGAACCGGCCAAATTGATGATGGTTATTCAAGCCAATCTACAGGGTCATTTAACCAGTGGTTCCACAGAGATTTGGACATGGGAATCATGAAAGAATTGAAAGACCTTCGTACTCCTGAAGGATGGTATGCCAGTTGGAATAAAGCCAATCCTAATTCTTTTGACCCTGCTAATACAAGAGCTTTTTATGCTGGTAATTACTGGTATAATTTCTATTCATTCTATGATATGATGAGTCTAGTTAACAGCCGTGACAGACTTTTTGGTGATATCGCCTTGAAATACAAAATCAACAAAGATATCAGTGTAAAAGCAACATATCGTAAGCAACAAACTACTACCTGGTACGAAGACAAATACAGCAGTGACTTAAAAGAAAGTGCTACCCAAACTACAGGTAACTGTCCTGAATGTTTTGGTTACTATGGTACAGGAAACCTCTATAGCAATAGAGAAAACCTTGAGCTAATTGGAACTTACAATAAAAAAATTGGTGCTATTTCAGTTGATGGATTTGTAGGAACTGACTTCTTTAAATGGACATATAAAGCCAATGAAGGGAATACTAACCAAGGTCTAAGTGTTCCAAACCTTTATACTCTTGCTAACTCTGTCAATTCAGCTTCAATTTTCAATTCAAGAACCAATGAAGCCTACAATGCCATATTTGCAAAAGCTTCTGTAGGATATAAAAACTTCTTCTTCCTTGATGGAACTGTAAGGAAAGACTGGTTCTCTACCCTCAATCCTGAGAACAATGGTGTAATTTCCAAGTCACTTGGTTTCTCATTTGTATTCAGCGATTTCATCAAAGAATCACTTCCATGGATGTCTTTAGGAAAAATTCGTGGATCGTGGGGTGAAATTCCAAAAGCACTTGGTACTTCTAATGAAACTTTTGGTGCCTATAGATACCCAGGTATGGCATATGGCGTAGGTCAGTTTAAATGGGGAAGTAATTTCTTGATGGGAACTCCTGACCAAGTAGTGGATCCAAATATTGCCGGTTCTGTGGCTTCTCAGAAAGAAATCGGTTTAGATCTTGAATTCCTGAAAGGAAAATATGGCTTAAGCTTTACATATTGGGATGGAAGTGAAATCGGTTTCCCTTATGCATTGACAGTTAACGGTGCCAGTGGTTTTAGTTCAGTACTTACCAATATTGGTAAAATTGCAAAACAAGGTATCGAATTAAAATTGAATGCAGAAGTTTTGAACATCAAAAACTTCAAATGGAATGTAATTGCAACTTATGCTGACCTAATCAAAAACGATGTAGTTGAGCTAAGTAAAGAATATGAGGTAACTCAAACTTCAAGCCAGGGTGATGTTTGGGGTAGTACAATGCCATATTTACTTCATCAGGAAGGAAGAAGATGGGGACAAATATTTGGTAATGGTGCAAAACGTATCAATGGTGTGCCTGTCGTTAATAGCGATGGAACATTCGTAAATGACCCTAACGTAAACTTTGGAAGTGTTGTACCACGTTATACAGGTGGTCTTCAAAACTCATTTAGCATTTTCAAGAACTTCATTGTTAACGCTAACATTGACTATCAATTTGGAGGAAAATTTGTGTCCCTTTCAAATATGTGGGGTTCATATAGTGGTTTGACAGCTCAGACTGCAACTGTAAATGACAAAGGAAATCCTATTCGTGATGCTGTTGCCGATGGTGGTGGTGTGCATGTGTCAGGAGTCAATGCAGAAGGCAAACCTGTTGATTATTACGTTGAAGGTCAGGATTATTTCCATGGATTGTACAACAACAAAATATTCGATAGTTTTGTGTATGACCTAACATTTGTTAAACTTAGAGAGTTGTCAGTAGGATACGGCTTGCCGGTTAATAAACTGGGACTTTCTAAATATGTAAATAATGTGACCTTGTCAGTTGTATCAAGAAACCCATTCTTGATTTATGCTAAAACCAAAGATTTTGATCCTTCAGAAATCAGTGCTACAGTGGGTGAAACTGCTCAGCTTCCTGGTACTAGAAGTCTTGGTGTAAACCTAAGAATCGGATTTTAA
- a CDS encoding SusD/RagB family nutrient-binding outer membrane lipoprotein, translating into MKRILTIITMLFILSGCDNFGDTNISPAKLTSASTRSLLTNSIQSINDLVLGNTAASRLAALYVQHLAEGPYPGSSLYSDRNLTFSAWYAGSGTVTPPSNLNGPLYNLETIINYNNDGNAAINGNGSKSNQIAVARILKAYFYLLMTDKWGDIPYTAALKGSEDYTPAYDKQQDIYNALFKELTEASAQIKEDESAVAGDVLLNGNMAAWKRFANTQRLIMALRLSKVDPAKGKTEFAAAMAAGPISSNSQNINYTFVAGDPNNYNPWYNNYSVSNRNDYAISTTLTGYMEPKADPRLSVYAETLAGNAIKGLPYGRNTAVNIPAAYSRIGSAFRSQGSKLGIYNYAQVLFCMAEAAKIGYISGGDAEAEKYYNQAIKASWEQYGVFDQAKYDAYIALTDVKYSSATAVKQIITEKWVHAYLNSWEAWNDWRRTGFPTLSPALDAVDSRGIPFRLGYPTNESALNGENYKAAVAALGGTDDNYAKMWWAK; encoded by the coding sequence ATGAAAAGAATACTAACAATAATCACTATGTTATTCATACTCTCCGGGTGTGATAACTTCGGCGATACGAATATTTCTCCGGCAAAGCTTACTTCTGCTTCAACCCGTTCCTTACTTACAAACTCAATTCAAAGTATCAATGATTTGGTTTTGGGGAACACTGCTGCAAGTAGATTAGCTGCTTTATATGTTCAACATTTGGCTGAAGGCCCTTATCCGGGGTCATCACTTTACAGCGACCGTAACCTTACGTTTTCTGCCTGGTATGCAGGTTCTGGAACTGTTACTCCTCCCAGTAATCTTAATGGACCGTTGTACAATCTGGAAACCATCATCAATTATAACAATGACGGTAATGCAGCCATAAACGGCAATGGTTCAAAAAGTAATCAAATTGCTGTTGCAAGGATACTAAAAGCATATTTTTATCTTTTGATGACTGATAAATGGGGGGATATACCTTACACTGCAGCATTAAAGGGAAGTGAAGATTATACCCCGGCATATGATAAACAGCAAGATATTTACAACGCTCTGTTTAAAGAATTGACTGAAGCATCAGCTCAAATCAAAGAAGATGAAAGTGCTGTTGCCGGAGATGTCCTTTTAAATGGAAATATGGCTGCATGGAAACGTTTTGCAAATACTCAAAGATTAATTATGGCTTTGAGGCTGTCAAAAGTAGATCCGGCTAAAGGAAAAACTGAATTCGCAGCTGCCATGGCCGCTGGTCCAATTTCATCCAATAGCCAAAATATTAACTATACATTTGTCGCCGGAGATCCAAATAATTACAATCCCTGGTACAATAACTATTCAGTGAGCAATCGTAATGACTATGCCATTAGTACTACACTTACAGGGTATATGGAACCAAAAGCCGACCCTCGTCTTTCAGTTTATGCTGAAACATTAGCAGGAAACGCTATAAAAGGCCTACCTTATGGTCGTAATACTGCCGTCAACATTCCTGCTGCTTACAGTAGAATTGGTTCAGCTTTCAGAAGCCAGGGTTCTAAACTAGGAATTTACAACTATGCTCAGGTTTTGTTCTGTATGGCTGAAGCAGCAAAAATCGGATATATTTCTGGTGGAGATGCTGAAGCAGAAAAATATTATAATCAGGCAATTAAAGCCTCATGGGAACAGTATGGTGTATTTGATCAGGCAAAATATGATGCATATATCGCTTTAACTGATGTAAAATATAGTTCTGCAACCGCAGTAAAACAAATCATTACCGAAAAATGGGTTCATGCTTACCTTAACAGCTGGGAAGCATGGAATGACTGGAGAAGAACCGGATTCCCTACCCTTTCTCCTGCACTAGATGCGGTTGATTCAAGAGGAATTCCTTTTAGACTAGGATACCCAACTAACGAATCGGCTCTGAATGGTGAAAACTATAAAGCTGCTGTAGCTGCATTAGGAGGAACTGATGATAATTATGCTAAAATGTGGTGGGCGAAATAA
- a CDS encoding SusC/RagA family TonB-linked outer membrane protein has product MKKFLLVFLILGFTLPVFSQGQKISGKVTSAEDGSPIPGASVTIKGTNNGTQTVASGDYSLTAPKGATLVFSFIGFKNEEIKVGDGTTINVSLATSVDILNEVVVTALGAVRDKKALNYAVQELKGENLTVAKSLDVSSSLAGKIAGVQLVGSPSSTFDNANVLIRGVTGLGLAYPIFVVDGTITDQSAVIMDNMESITVLKGPAATALYGQRAANGAVILTTKKGKRGKNSSVDLNLGVSFEKLALLPPYQNEYAGGYSSSLTSKGTSFDDQGYYLFKYNPAIHPTSWASFNGQKMLEYGADESWGPKIDGSTLYRPYYSWYPGEEFGVQVPMTAQPDNVKNFFNTGHNYNNTVAFSSGDYNYNYRLTYGNQDRTLTIPGARRQQHQFALNGSYDINKLITVSSDITYTTRNTSGQPLEGYRLDGLNVTQNFNQWFQRQLDIEKMQTYRQPDGSLNSWNIGDPNASSDLSVYGQPQYWDNPYFVIKENYASQMHNRLVGNIGLTLNLAKGLELKSFARMSNYTNENDQRVASGGLNLDSYSILQNFYRELNLESNLIYKRKFGDNISFDGLLGVNKRKNYYSQLSQATAGGLSTANYFDLAASIARPTVTRDYEKKIVNSIYGKASVGYKDFLFLEGTLRNDWSSALPVNANSYLYPSIGANVIFTELLPKNNILTFGKLRASYASVGSDLNPHSLDLALNNGAFYGSNSSVAIGDQFRGGTIKPALTKAWEAGTELKFYKLVTLDVAVYKNNNTDQILSVDVSPSSGFTSTQINAGNIESKGIELTLTTNAINRKNFNWDISLNWARNKNLVKSLHPDLKTYLYATNRYDTRLEHREGEEWGLYVGRKWRTNDKGQVIIDATGLPQYDINVPIGNVLPKWTGGMFNSMSYKSFNLSFSIDFQKGGLFYSETRNFNTGAGLSEETVGINDKGFDWRDYPGSYTKEKGNTGNGGIRIDGVFADGTPNNRYISARAYWYTARQRDASNVLLDASYVKLREVRFGYDIPAKLVQKTKFAKSANFGVIVQNAFLIWANTKKYGVDPSELEVFYREGGQLSASRSTGFNLKLMF; this is encoded by the coding sequence ATGAAGAAATTTTTACTAGTCTTCCTGATTTTGGGATTTACACTTCCGGTGTTCTCTCAAGGTCAAAAAATTTCAGGGAAAGTTACTAGTGCCGAAGATGGGTCACCAATACCCGGTGCGAGTGTAACAATTAAAGGCACAAATAACGGAACGCAAACCGTGGCTTCCGGCGATTACAGCCTAACTGCTCCCAAAGGTGCTACGCTTGTTTTTAGTTTTATTGGTTTCAAAAATGAAGAAATCAAAGTAGGTGATGGTACCACAATCAATGTGTCACTGGCAACCAGTGTTGACATACTGAATGAAGTAGTGGTTACAGCCCTGGGTGCAGTAAGAGACAAAAAAGCTCTTAATTATGCTGTTCAAGAACTTAAAGGAGAAAACCTGACAGTTGCTAAATCATTAGACGTTAGTTCTTCATTGGCCGGTAAAATTGCAGGTGTACAACTTGTTGGCTCTCCAAGTTCTACTTTTGACAATGCCAATGTCCTTATCAGAGGGGTTACCGGTTTAGGATTAGCCTACCCGATATTTGTGGTAGATGGAACAATCACTGACCAGTCTGCTGTAATCATGGATAATATGGAAAGTATCACTGTACTTAAAGGACCAGCAGCAACGGCCCTTTATGGTCAACGTGCTGCTAATGGAGCTGTAATTTTAACAACAAAAAAAGGCAAAAGAGGCAAAAACTCTTCAGTTGATTTGAATTTGGGTGTTTCTTTTGAAAAATTGGCCTTATTACCTCCTTATCAAAACGAATACGCCGGTGGATATTCTTCATCTTTAACTTCAAAAGGTACTTCTTTTGATGATCAGGGATATTATCTTTTCAAATATAATCCCGCCATTCACCCTACTTCATGGGCTAGTTTTAACGGCCAAAAAATGCTAGAATATGGGGCTGATGAAAGCTGGGGTCCAAAAATTGATGGCTCTACTTTATACAGACCTTACTATAGCTGGTACCCGGGTGAAGAATTTGGCGTACAAGTACCTATGACTGCCCAACCTGATAATGTTAAGAACTTCTTTAATACAGGCCATAATTATAATAACACTGTTGCTTTCAGTAGTGGAGATTATAACTACAACTACCGGTTAACTTATGGAAATCAGGACAGGACTCTTACCATTCCCGGTGCTCGCCGTCAGCAACATCAGTTTGCTTTAAATGGCTCCTATGATATCAATAAACTAATAACAGTTTCGTCTGATATAACTTATACCACCAGAAATACTTCCGGCCAACCTTTAGAAGGTTATCGTTTGGATGGACTCAATGTTACGCAGAACTTCAACCAGTGGTTTCAACGTCAGTTGGATATTGAAAAAATGCAGACCTATCGTCAACCCGATGGCAGTTTGAATTCGTGGAACATTGGAGACCCTAACGCAAGCAGTGATCTTTCAGTTTATGGTCAACCCCAATATTGGGATAACCCATATTTTGTAATCAAAGAAAATTATGCATCTCAAATGCATAACAGATTGGTTGGAAATATTGGTTTAACTCTAAACCTGGCTAAAGGCCTTGAGCTTAAATCATTCGCTCGTATGAGCAATTATACCAATGAAAATGACCAAAGAGTTGCCTCAGGGGGATTAAACCTTGACAGTTATTCTATTCTTCAAAACTTTTACAGAGAATTAAACCTTGAAAGTAATTTGATTTACAAAAGGAAATTCGGAGATAATATTTCATTTGATGGACTACTTGGTGTAAACAAAAGAAAGAATTATTACAGTCAACTTAGTCAGGCAACTGCCGGTGGCCTAAGTACTGCCAATTATTTTGATTTAGCTGCCTCTATAGCGAGACCAACTGTAACTCGTGATTATGAGAAAAAAATCGTAAATAGTATATATGGTAAAGCTTCTGTTGGTTATAAAGACTTTTTATTCTTAGAAGGTACATTACGTAATGACTGGTCTTCAGCTTTACCTGTTAATGCCAATTCATATTTGTACCCATCTATTGGGGCCAATGTTATATTTACTGAACTTTTACCTAAAAACAACATACTGACTTTCGGTAAATTAAGAGCTTCCTATGCATCTGTTGGTTCTGATTTAAATCCACATTCTTTGGATTTGGCTTTAAACAATGGTGCTTTCTATGGTTCTAACTCGTCAGTAGCAATTGGAGACCAATTCAGAGGTGGCACGATTAAACCTGCACTTACGAAAGCATGGGAAGCAGGAACTGAATTGAAATTTTACAAATTGGTTACTTTAGATGTGGCTGTATATAAAAACAATAATACTGACCAAATTCTATCTGTTGACGTTTCCCCTTCAAGTGGATTTACTTCTACGCAGATTAATGCCGGAAATATTGAAAGTAAGGGTATAGAATTAACGCTTACCACCAATGCAATAAATAGAAAGAACTTCAACTGGGATATATCTTTAAACTGGGCACGTAATAAAAACCTGGTTAAGTCATTACATCCTGACCTGAAAACTTACCTGTATGCAACAAACCGTTATGATACACGTTTGGAGCACAGGGAAGGCGAAGAGTGGGGTCTTTATGTTGGCCGTAAATGGAGAACCAACGATAAAGGTCAAGTAATTATTGACGCAACTGGCCTTCCACAATATGATATCAATGTTCCGATTGGCAATGTATTACCAAAATGGACCGGTGGTATGTTTAACTCAATGAGTTATAAATCATTTAACTTGTCGTTCTCAATTGATTTCCAAAAAGGTGGATTGTTTTATTCTGAAACCCGTAACTTCAACACAGGAGCCGGACTTTCTGAAGAAACTGTTGGTATCAATGATAAAGGTTTTGACTGGAGAGACTACCCTGGATCATACACTAAAGAAAAAGGTAATACCGGGAATGGTGGTATTAGAATTGATGGTGTTTTTGCTGATGGCACTCCTAATAACAGGTATATTTCTGCCAGGGCTTATTGGTACACTGCCCGTCAACGCGATGCCTCTAATGTTCTTTTGGATGCTTCATATGTTAAACTTCGTGAGGTTAGATTTGGCTATGATATTCCTGCCAAACTTGTTCAAAAAACAAAATTTGCAAAATCTGCAAACTTTGGGGTAATTGTTCAAAATGCATTCCTTATCTGGGCAAATACAAAAAAATATGGTGTGGATCCATCGGAACTTGAAGTGTTCTATCGTGAAGGTGGACAGCTTTCTGCCTCAAGATCAACTGGTTTTAACCTAAAGTTAATGTTTTAA
- a CDS encoding nucleoside deaminase, with protein MTKALELAHQAYENNEVPVGALIVAEGKKIIGKGANQTEQLNDVTAHAEILAITAASNFLGAKYLKKCTLYVTLEPCVMCAGAIAWAQIDRVVFAAHDPKKGYTKYSPAIIHPKYDIVPGVLSAESEHLLKSFFKRLRDT; from the coding sequence ATGACCAAAGCTCTCGAGCTTGCCCACCAGGCATATGAAAACAATGAAGTTCCGGTGGGAGCATTAATTGTGGCAGAAGGCAAAAAGATTATTGGTAAAGGTGCCAATCAGACTGAGCAACTCAATGATGTAACAGCCCATGCTGAAATTCTGGCTATTACGGCCGCATCAAACTTTCTGGGAGCAAAATATTTAAAAAAATGTACTTTATATGTTACTCTTGAACCCTGTGTAATGTGTGCGGGGGCAATTGCCTGGGCACAGATTGACCGGGTGGTTTTTGCTGCCCATGATCCTAAAAAAGGTTATACAAAGTATTCTCCGGCAATTATCCATCCCAAATATGATATTGTTCCCGGTGTATTATCAGCAGAATCAGAGCATTTATTGAAGTCCTTTTTTAAACGTCTTCGTGACACTTAA